Genomic DNA from Pseudomonas fitomaticsae:
AAGGTGCTGCAGGCGTTGCTGGCCGAACACGTGCCGGTGCGCGATATCCGCAGCATTGCCGAAGCCATCGCCAACAATGCCGCCAAGAGTCAAGATACCGCCGCTTTGGTGGCCGCTGTGCGAGTCGGCGTATCCCGCGCCATCGTCCAAAGCATTGTAGGGACTGAGTCGGAGCTGCCAGTTATCACGCTGGAGCCAAGGTTGGAACAAATATTGCTCAATAGTCTGCAGAAGGCAGGACAAGGCTCGGAAGAGGGCGTTCTGCTGGAGCCAAGCATGGCCGAGAAGCTGCAGCGTTCGCTGATCGAAGCGGCGCAGCGCCAGGAAATGCAAGGTCAGCCGGTGATCCTGTTGGTAGCAGGCCCGGTTCGCGCGATGCTCTCGCGCTTTGGTCGCCTGGCAGTTCCCGGACTGCATGTGCTGGCCTACCAGGAAATTCCGGACAACAAGCAAGTGACCATCGTTGCGACAGTAGGGCCCAACGGCTGAGGTAGTGGTTTATGCAAGTTAAGCGTTTTTTCGCCGCCGATATGCGTCAGGCCATGAAGCTGGTTCGTGATGAGCTGGGCGCTGATGCCGCCATCATTGGCAACCGCCGCATTGCCGGCGGCGTCGAGCTGACGGCGGCGCTGGATTACAAACTGTCGGCGCTGGCGCCACGGGTTCCGAACATGGAACTCGAAGACGAGCTGCGCAAGACCCAGTCACGCATCGTCACTGCCCAGGCCGAGCTGAGCCTGCGTGGTGAGGCCGACGGCAACACCAATCGCCAGTTGTTCGCCGGGCTGCCGTTGACGGCCGGCCTGCCGCTGACCGCTGCCGAACCGCTGACCGAACCGACCTACGAGGCTCCGGCCCGTCCAGCCCCGGCGCCTGCACCGGTTTCCGCTGGCGTTGACCCGCGTGCTCTGGACTCGATGCGCTTCGAACTCAACAGCCTGCGCGAACTGATGGAAGTGCAACTCGGCACTCTGGCCTGGAACCAGCTGCAAGGCAGCCGTCCGGCCCAGGCCAATCTGTACCGTCGTCTGCAACGCATCGGTTTGTCCGGCCCGTTGTCCCGCGATCTGCTGTCGATGATCACCGAGATCGACGAACCGCGTCAGGCCTGGCGCATGCTGCTTGCGCACCTGGCGCGGATGATTTCCGTACCCGAAGTCGAGCCGCTGGAAGAGGGCGGTGTGATTGCCATGGTCGGTCCTGCCGGCATGGGCAAAACCACCACCCTCGCCAAACTGGCCGCCCGTTACGTGCTCAAGTACGGCGCGCAGAACATCGCGCTGGTGAGCATGGACAGTTTCCGTATCGGTGCTCAGGAGCAACTCAAGACGCTGGGCCGCATCCTTAACGTTTCGGTGACCCACGTCGATCCGGGCCAGTCCCTGGTGCAGGCGCTGGATCCACTGCTGCGCAAACGCGTGGTGCTGATCGATACCGCCGGCCTGCAGGCCAGCGATCCGGCCCTGCGCATGCAGCTGGAAAGTCTGGCCGGTCGTGGCATTCGGTCGAAAAATTATCTGGTGCTGGCAACCACCAGCCAGAAACAGGTTCTAACCGCCGCTTATCACAGTTACAAGCGTTGCGGGCTCGCTGGGTGCATCCTGACTAAACTGGATGAGACGGCCAGCCTTGGCGAAGTGCTGAGTCTGGCGATCAGTCATGAACTGCCGGTCGCCTACCTGACCGATGGCCCACGGATTCCGGATGATCTGCATCTGCCGCGCCGTCATCAATTGGTCAGCCGCGCCGTCAGCGTGCAAATGCAGGAAGAACCCAGCGAAGAAGCCATGGCTGACATGTTCGCTGATATCTACCACAGTCCGACCAAGCAGGTTGGCTGAGGTAATGAACAGTTTTTGTACCTACATCGATGGTCTGCCACGCATTGTTCCGGTTGGGAACGCGCAGCCAGTAATGTGGCCTCCGTCTATGCAAGACAAGGTAAAGAAATAACATGGGCAGCATGCATCCCGTACAGGTGATCGCGGTGACCGGCGGCAAAGGTGGCGTCGGCAAGACTAACGTGTCAGTGAACTTGTCCCTGGCGCTGGCAGAGCTTGGCCGTCGGGTCATGCTGCTGGATGCCGACCTGGGTCTGGCGAACGTCGACGTTCTGCTGGGCCTGACGCCCAAACGTACTCTGGCCGATGTGATCGAGGGCCGCTGCGAGCTGCGCGACGTACTGTTGCAAGGTCCCGGCGGGATCCGCATCGTGCCGGCCGCTTCCGGTACGCAAAGCATGGTTCACCTGAGCCCGGCCCAGCATGCCGGCCTGATCCAGGCGTTCAGCGATATCGGCGACAATCTCGATGTGCTGGTGATCGACACCGCTGCGGGTATTGGTGACTCGGTAGTCAGTTTCGTTCGCGCGGCGCAAGAAGTGTTGCTGGTTGTTTGCGACGAGCCGACCTCGATCACCGACGCCTACGCGCTGATCAAACTGCTCAACCGCGATTACGGCATGAACCGCTTCCGCGTCCTGGCCAACATGGCCCAGAGCCCGCAGGAAGGTCGCAATCTGTTCGCCAAGTTGACCAAGGTCACGGATCGCTTCCTCGACGTCGCCCTACAATACGTCGGCGCAGTGCCCTACGACGAAAGCGTGCGCAAGGCGGTGCAGAAGCAGCGTGCGGTCTATGAAGCCTTCCCGCGTTCCAAGTGCGCACTGGCGTTCAAGGCGATCGCACAGAAGGTCGACACCTGGCCGCTGCCCGCCAACCCGCGCGGCCACCTCGAATTTTTCGTCGAGCGCCTCGTGCAGCAAACGGCAGGACCTGTGCTATGACCGCCAGCGGTATGAATTTCTACAAGAAGTCGGCGCGTGACGCGCAGTACGAGCTGATCGAGCGTTACGCGCCACTGGTCAAACGCATCGCCTACCACTTGCTGGCGCGGTTGCCGGCCAGTGTGCAGGTCGAAGACCTGATCCAGGCCGGGATGATCGGCCTGCTCGAAGTCTCGACCAAATACGACGCCAGCAAGGGCGCCAGTTTCGAAACGTACGCGGGCATCCGGATCCGCGGCGCGATGCTCGATGAAGTACGCAAGGGGGACTGGGCTCCGCGCTCGGTTCACCGCAACACCCGTATGGTCAGCGACGCAATTCGCTCGATTGAAGCTAAAACCGGCCGTGACGCTAAAGATCACGAAGTTGCGGCCGAACTCCAATTGAGTCTCGACGATTACTACGGGATTTTGAACGACACCCTGGGCAGCCGGCTGTTCAGTTTCGACGACCTGTTGCAGGACGGCGAACACGAAGGGCTGCACGAGGATGGCGCCAGTGCTCATCTGGAGCCGTCGCGCGATCTGGAAGACGAACGTTTCCAGGCCGCGCTGGCGGACGCGATTGCCAATTTGCCGGAGCGTGAGCGACTGGTGTTGGCGCTGTACTACGACGAAGAGCTGAACCTCAAGGAGATCGGTGAAGTCCTTGGCGTCAGTGAATCGCGGGTCAGCCAGTTACACAGCCAGTGCGCGGCCCGCTTGCGGGGGCGTTTGGGGGAGTGGCGAGCGCGCTGAAGGCAGTGTGGGGACACTGCGAACGAGGCTGGTGCGGTGGTGAACGGCACCGGTCTTGCTCTGTTGTGCTCCAGACAGTCATCGAGTGTTTTGCCGGATTGATTGAAATGGCGCGTCCAGGTGCTGGGCGCGTTTAAGACTGCTTGGAGGTCGAATTGAACAAAGACATGAAAATCCTCATCGTTGATGACTTCTCAACGATGCGGCGGATCATCAAGAACCTGTTGCGTGATCTCGGGTTCACCAACACCGTTGAAGCCGACGATGGCGTCACTGCCATTCCGGTACTCAACAGCGGCAGCATCGACTTTCTGGTGACCGACTGGAACATGCCCGGCATGACCGGCATCGATCTGCTGCGTCACGTGCGCGCCGATGAAAAACTCAAGCACCTGCCGGTGCTGATGGTGACCGCTGAAGCCAAGCGCGAGCAGATCATCGAAGCGGCCCAGGCCGGCGTGAACGGCTACGTGGTCAAACCTTTCACGGCCCAGGCGTTGAAAGAAAAAATCGAGAAGATTTTCGAACGCATCGGCTGATGAACGCGCGGGGGAGCTATGGAGCATAACGAATCTTCACAGGGCGATTTCGAGTCGACCCTGAAAAAACACGCGGTCGAACTGGTCGAAAGCCTTGAAAAGGGCAGGTTTGGCGACGCTGTGCAACTGATCCATGAGCTCAATCAGACCCGTGACCGTGGCCTGTACCAGGAAGTGGGCAAGCTCACGCGTGAACTGCACAGTGCGATCGTCAATTTCCAGATCGATCCGCACATGCCGCAGGCCGAGGAAGTGTCGCAAATCACCGACGCTACCGAGCGTCTGGGCTACGTGGTCAAACTGACCGAAGCTGCCGCCAACCGCACCATGGATCTGGTGGAAAGCGCGACCCCTGTGGTCAATGGCCTGGCTGACGAAGCCCAGGCCTTGAGCGCCGATTGGAGCCGCTTCATGCGCCGTGAGGTCGGGGCTGAAGAGTTCCGTGAACTGGCGCGCCGGGTCGACGGTTTTCTGGCACGCAGCAGCGCGGACAACCGCGCAGTGTCGAGCAATCTGAATGACATTCTGCTCGCCCAGGATTACCAGGACCTCACCGGCCAGGTGATCAAGCGCGTGACCCAATTGGTCACCGAAGTCGAAAGCAACCTGCTCAAGCTCGTGCTCATGGCCAGCCAGGTGGACCGCTTTGCGGGCATCGAACATGACCGTGCGGCGATGCTTGCTGAAAAAGATCCACAAAAACATCTCTCGCAGGGTGAAGGTCCGCAGATTCATGCCGATAAACGAGAAGACGTTGTGTCCGGTCAGGACGATGTGGACGATTTGCTATCCAGCCTTGGATTTTGAGTTTTTTTGGGTTTTTAGACCTGTAGGAGCACCCCATTAATGAGCTTCGGCGCCGATGAAGAGATCCTTCAGGATTTCCTGGTTGAGGCCGGCGAGATTCTTGAGCAACTGTCCGAACAACTGGTCGAGCTGGAAAGCCGCCCGGATGACGCAGATCTGCTCAACGCAATTTTTCGCGGTTTCCACACTGTAAAAGGGGGCGCCGGCTTCCTTCAGCTCAACGAGCTGGTGGAGTGCTGTCACATCGCCGAAAACGTGTTCGACATCCTGCGCAAGGGTGAGCGACGCGTCGATGCAGAACTGATGGACGTGGTGCTCGAAGCGCTGGACGCGGTGAACAGCATGTTCAGCGAAGTCCGCGATCGTAGCCCGATCACTGCCGCCACCCCGGAACTGCTGGCCGCCCTGGCGCGTCTGGCCGAACCGCAATCGGCGGATGAAGCCCCGGCTTCGCCTGTTGCCGAGATGATCGAAGAGCTGGTCGTTGAAAACGAAACCGGCGATTCGGGCGACATCACCGATAACGAATTTGAACAGTTGCTGGACTCGCTCAATGCCGTCAAGGCTGAAGCCGAAGCCCCGGCGGCTGCCGCTGCGCCTGCTTCCGATGAAGCAGCCAGCGATGAAATCACCGACGCCGAGTTTGAGTCGCTGCTCGACCAGTTGCATGGCAAGGGCCAGTTCGCGGCGGACGCCGTGGCTCCGGCAGCCGCTGCACCTGCTACTCCGGCGGCGGGCGACAACTCGGACATCACCGACGACGAATTCGAAGCCCTGCTCGATCAGTTGCACGGCAAGGGCAACTTTGCCGTCGATGCGCTGGAGTCGGCGATTGCTTCGGTGCCTGCGCCTGCTGCCCCGGCAGCCGCTGCGGCCGGTAGCGATCTGATCACCGACCACGAGTTCGAATCGCTGCTCGACGATCTGCATGGCAAAGGCAAGTTCACCGACGTCGCCACCGGTGCCGTCGTGACCGCCGGCAATGCTTCGGCGGTTGCAGCGCCTGCTGCCAAGGCCCCGGCCGCTGCGGCAAAACCTGCTGCAAAAGCGCCTGAGCCGAAAGCCGAACCGGCCAAACCGGCTGCCGCTGCTGCACCGGCTCCGGCCCGTGCACCGGCGACTCCGCCACCGGAAAAGCCGGCGAGCGAAGCCGAGACCACCGTGCGTGTAGACACTGCACGTCTCGACGAAATCATGAACATGGTCGGCGAGCTGGTGCTGGTGCGTAACCGTCTGGTGCGCCTGGGCCTGAACAGCGGCGACGAGTCGATGCAGAAAGCCGTGTCGAACCTCGACGTGGTCACCGCCGACTTGCAGACCGCGGTGATGAAGACCCGGATGCAGCCGATCAAGAAAGTCTTCGGCCGCTTCCCGCGTCTGGTTCGCGACCTGGCACGCCAGCTCAAGAAAGAGATCAACCTGGAACTGGTGGGCGAAGAGACCGACCTCGACAAGAACCTCGTCGAGGCACTGGCCGACCCGCTGGTCCACTTGGTGCGCAACGCGGTCGACCACGGCATCGAGTCGCCGGAAGAACGCGAAGCGTCGGGCAAGGCCCGTGGCGGCAAGGTGATCCTGGCGGCCGAGCAGGAAGGCGACCACATCCTGCTGTCGATCTCCGACGACGGCAAAGGCATGGACCCGAACGTCCTGCGCGCCATCGCCGTGAAACGCGGTGTGATGGACAAGGATGCCGCCGATCGCCTGAGCGACACCGAGTGCTACAACCTGATTTTCGCCCCGGGTTTCTCGACCAAGACCGAGATCTCCGACGTGTCCGGCCGTGGTGTGGGCATGGACGTGGTGAAGACCAAGATTTCCCAGCTCAACGGTTCGATCAACATCTACTCGACCAAGGGCCAGGGCTCGAAGATCGTCATCAAGGTGCCGCTGACGCTGGCGATCATGCCGACCCTGATGGTGATGCTCGGCAACCAGGCGTTCGCGTTCCCGCTGGTGAACGTCAACGAAATCTTCCACCTCGACCTGTCGACCACCAACGTGGTGGATGGCCAGGAAGTGGTGATCGTGCGGGACAAGGCGCTGCCATTGTTCTACCTCAAACGCTGGCTGGTCAGCTCCGCCGCTCACGAAGAGCAGCGCGAAGGCCATGTGGTGATCCTTTCGGTGGGCACCCAGCGGATCGGCTTCGTCGTCGATCAACTGGTCGGCCAGGAAGAAGTGGTCATCAAGCCATTGGGCAAGATGCTCCAGGGAACTCCGGGCATGTCCGGCGCCACCATCACCGGTGACGGCCGCATTGCACTGATTCTCGATGTTCCGAGCATGCTCAAGCGTTACGCCGCACGGCGTATTTGAATCCGGGGCGGCGGGGCGACAACGTCCCGCCGCACCTAATGGAGTGTTTATGGCAGTCAAAGTCCTGGTGGTGGACGATTCGGGTTTTTTCCGCCGCCGCGTCTCGGAAATTCTTTCAGCGGATCCGAGCATCCAGGTTGTCGGCACGGCAACCAACGGTAAAGAGGCGATCGATCAGGCCCTGGCCCTCAAGCCGGACGTGATCACCATGGACTACGAGATGCCGATGATGGATGGCATCACGGCCGTGCGGCACATCATGCAGCGCTGCCCGACCCCGGTGTTGATGTTCTCCTCGCTGACGCACGAAGGCGCCCGGGTGACCCTGGATGCGCTGGATGCCGGCGCGGTGGATTTCCTGCCGAAGAATTTCGAAGACATCTCCCGCAACCCGGAGAAGGTCAAGCAACTGCTGTGCGAGAAGGTTCACAGCATCTCGCGCAGCAACCGTCGTTTCAGTGCCTACAGTGCGCCGGCGCCTGCCGCTGCACCTGCACCTGCGCCGACTCCGGCAGCAGCGCCGTCGAGCTTTGGCAGCCACAGTGCTCCGGCCCGTCCGGCACCAGCGCCTGCACCGACTCGCGCGCCAGCGGCCAGCGCTTCGTCGCCGGCCCCGAAACGCAAAAACTACAAGCTCGTGGCGATTGGTACATCGACCGGCGGCCCGGTCGCACTGCAACGGGTCCTGACCCAGTTGCCGGCGAGCTTCCCGGCGCCGATCGTGCTGATTCAGCACATGCCGGCGGCCTTTACCAAGGCCTTCGCCGAACGTCTGGACAAGCTGTGCCGCATCAGCGTCAAGGAAGCCGAGGATGGCGACATCCTGCGTCCGGGGCTGGCGCTGCTGGCACCGGGTGGCAAGCAGATGATGATCGACGGCCGTGGCGCGGTGAAAATCCTGCCGGGTGACGAGCGTCTGAACTACAAGCCGTGCGTGGACATCACTTTCGGTTCAGCGGCCAAGTCCTACAGCGACAAAGTTCTGGCGGTCGTGTTGACCGGCATGGGCGCCGACGGCCGCGAAGGTGCACGCCTGCTCAAGCAGGGCGGCAGCACGGTCTGGGCTCAGGACGAAGCCAGTTGCGTGATCTACGGCATGCCGATGGCCATCGTCAAAGCTGACCTCGCCGACGCGGTGTACAGCCTGGACGATATCGGCAAGCACATCGTCGAGGCATGCGTCTGATGGATGTTCTAAGCCTTATCGGAATCATCATGGCGTTCGTCGCCATCATCGGCGGCAACTACCTAGAAGGTGGTCACCTCGGCGCGCTGGCCAACGGCCCTGCAGCGCTGATCGTGCTCGGTGGCACCATCGGTGCCGCGCTGCTGCAATCGCCGATGAGCGCGTTCAAGCGCGCCATGCAGATTCTGGCCTGGATCTTTTTCCCGCCGCGTGTGGACCTGGCCGGCGGTATCGACCGCGTCGTCAACTGGAGCCTCACCGCCCGCAAGGAAGGCCTGCTGGGTCTGGAAGGCGTGGCCGATGCAGAGCCCGACGCCTACTCGCGCAAGGGTCTGCAACTGCTGGTTGACGGCGCCGAGCCGGAAGCGATCCGCAGCATCCTCGAAGTGGATTTCTACACTCAGGAAGCCCGCGACATCGAGGCCGCCAAAGTGTTTGAAAGCATGGGCGGCTACGCGCCGACCATCGGCATCATCGGCGCGGTGATGGGCCTGATCCACGTGATGGGCAACCTGGCCGATCCGTCGCAACTGGGCAACGGGATTGCGGTCGCGTTCGTCGCCACCATCTACGGTGTGGCCAGTGCCAACCTGGTGTTGCTGCCGGTGGCCGCCAAGCTCAAGTCAATCGCGTTGCGACAGTCGCGTTATCGCGAAATGTTGTTGGAAGGGATCTTGTCGATCGCTGAAGGTGAAAACCCACGCTCCATCGAGTTGAAGCTTCAGGGCTTCATGGATTAAGGGACTGACCTCATGGCACGTCGTCGCCAGCATGAAGAGCACGTAAACCATGAACGTTGGCTGGTTTCCTACGCCGACTTCATTACCTTGCTCTTTGCCTTTTTCGTGGTGATGTACTCCATCTCGTCGATCAACGAAGGCAAGTACAAGATCATCTCCGAAGCGCTGATCGGGGTCTTCACCGATTCCGACCGCGCGCTCAAGCCGATCCCGATTGGCGAAGAACGACCGAAGACCGTGACCCCGGCCAAGCCGCTGGTCAAGGACGCCGAACAGGTCGACGCCGGCATCGCCGGGGCCAGCGATCCGCTGAAAAGCATTGCCGATGACATCAGCGCCGCGTTCGGCGACCTGATTTCCTCGAACCAGATGACCGTGCGCGGCAACGAGCTGTGGGTCGAGATCGAACTCAACTCCAGCCTGTTGTTCGGCAGCGGTGATGCGATGCCGAGCGACATCGCGTTCAACATCATCGACAAGGTCGCGGCGATCCTCAAACCGTTCGACAACCCGATCCACGTCGAAGGCTTCACCGACGATCAACCGATCCGCACCGCGCAGTACCCGACCAACTGGGAACTGTCCTCGGCGCGTTCGGCGAGCATCGTGCGCATGCTGGCGATGCAGGGCGTAAACCCTGGCCGCATGGCGTCGGTGGGCTATGGCGAATTCCAGCCGGTGGCCAACAACGCCACCGCCGAAGGCCGGGCGAAGAACCGTCGTGTGGTGCTGGTGGTGTCGCGCAATCTCGATGTGCGCCGCAGCCTGACCGGCACCGGAACCGCCCATGCGCAACCGGATGCCGCGTTGAAGCGTGCTGGCACACAAACTGCACCGACCCCGGTCAAGACGCCGGGACGCGAGAGTGCCGTCAATTCTCCGTCGCCCGCATTAATACGCTGAACCATGTCTCGGCCGAGTATCCCGGCCGGGAGGAACGATCTGAATGAGAGTCTGGGCAGTCGCCAATCAAAAGGGTGGTGTTGGTAAAACCACTTCTTCCATCGCTTTAGCCGGGTTGCTGGCAGAGGCGGGCAAGCGCGTGGTCGTGGTCGATCTCGACCCGCACGGCTCGATGACCAGCTATTTCGGTTACGACCCCGACAGTCTGGAACACAGCAACTACGACCTGTTTCTGCACAAGGGCAGCGTGCCGCAAGGCCTGCCGGGCCAATTGCTGCTGTCGACCAGCGACGAACGTATTTCCCTGTTGCCGTCGAGCACCGCGCTGGCCACCCTCGAGCGCCAGTCGCCGGGGCAGAGTGGCCTGGGCCTGGTGATCGCCAAGAGTCTGGCGCAGCTGTGGCAGGACTTCGATTACGCGATCATCGACAGCCCGCCGTTGCTCGGCGTGCTGATGGTCAACGCCCTGGCCGCGAGTCAGCAACTGGTGATCCCGGTGCAGACCGAGCACCTGGCCGTCAAAGGCCTGGAGCGCATGGTCAACACTCTGGCGATGATCAACCGCTCGCGCAAACAGGCGCTGCCGTTCAGCATCGTGCCGACCCTGTTCGACCGCCGCACCCAGGCGTCGATGGGCACCTTGCGCGTGCTGCGCGACAAATTCCCCGACGAGATCTGGCAGGGTTACATCCCGGTCGATACCCGTCTGCGCGACGCCAGTCGTGCCGGTGTCACGCCTTCGCAGTTCGACGGCAAGAGCCGTGGCGTGCTGGCTTACCGCGCGCTGCTCAAGCATCTGCTGGCGCAGCAACTCGTTCCGCAGGTGGCTTGAGCATGAATCGGCCGATCAAGCTGACGTCGAAGCCGCAACTGGCGCTGCAGTCCTATCTGGACGGCTTGCTGCAGGAAGTGCCGGACGAGGTCGAGCAGGAGATCGCAGCGCCGGTCGAGGTGGTCGAGACCGCTGCGGCGCTCGATGAATTCCAGGCTGCCGTGCTTGAAGAACAGGCCCGGGATGCGCAAAAAGCCGCCCGGCCGGTCGCCCCGGTTGCAGCGCCTGCCGCTGTGGTAGCGAAGGCACCTGCGACGTTGATCAAAGAGCCTGAGCCGGTGCGCGTGGTCTCGACCCTGGCGCCGTTGCTGCAAACACAACTTCTGCAAACGCCTCCGGTTCCGGCAGCGCCAGAATCCGAGCCTGAAGCGCCTGCGCCAGCTCCGGTCGAACCGACCCTGGTTGCGCCGCTGGTCGAAGTGCATCTGCCGCCCAGCAACACGCCGCCACCGGTAGAAACCGACGGTCGTCCGGCCTGGGCTTCGGAAGCCTTTGAGTGCCTGCTGTTCGACGTCGCCGGGTTGACCCTGGCCGTGCCGCTGGTGTGCCTGGGCTCGATCTATTCGCTGGCCGGCCAGGAGCTGACGCCGCTGTTCGGTCAGCCGGAATGGTTCCTCGGGATTCTGCCGAGCCAGGCCGGGAATCTGAAGGTGCTGGACACCGCACGCTGGGTCATGCCGGACCGTTATCGCGATGATTTCCGTCAGGGCCTGCAATACGTGATTTCGGTGCAGGGCTACGAGTGGGGCCTGGCCGTGCATCAGGTCAGTCGCTCGTTGCGCCTGGACCCGAATGAAATCAAATGGAGAAGTCACCGGGGTCAGCGGCCATGGCTCGCCGGCACGGTGATTGAACACATGTGCGCCTTGCTTGATGTCTCCGCTCTGGCCGAGTTGATCGCCAGCGGTGGGGCAAAGCACATGTCCGGCAGTAAGCCGAACCACAAACCGACATAACACTTACATAACAGACATGTACCGGCATTCACCGCCGGCACACGAGACACACACCGCCATTGCGGTATTTCGAGGGGCTAGGGTATGAACGACAAGGCTACGGCGGCAAAGGGTTCCGAAGATCCGATCCTGCAATGGGTGACCTTCAAGCTGGACAACGAAACCTACGGCATCAACGTGATGCGCGTTCAGGAAGTCCTGCGCTACACCGAGATCGCTCCGGTTCCGGGTGCGCCAAGCTACGTGCTGGGCATCATCAACCTGCGCGGCAACGTGGTGACCGTGATCGATACCCGTCAGCGCTTCGGCCTGATGAGCGGCGAGATCAGCGACAACACCCGTATCGTCATCATCGAAGCCGACAAGCAAGTCGTCGGCATCATGGTCGACAGCGTCGCTGAAGTGGTTTACCTGCGTCAGTCGGAAATCGAGACCGCACCGAACGTCGGTAACGAAGAGTCGGCCAAGTTCATCCAGGGCGTGTGCAACAAGAACAACGAGTTGCTGATCCTGGTCGAGCTGGACAAGATGATGAGCGAAGAAGAATGGTCGGAACTGGAGAACATCTGATTGATTCTCGAGGTAGCGGTCATTGTCCTGTTCCTGTTCTGGGCAGGCACGCTGGCGATGTTTCTGGCGTACATCAAGGCGCAGCGCGTGATCGCTGCGCAACAGGCCCAGGGCGATGCGCTGCGTGATCAGCGCATCAAGGACCTGGCCAAGCGTGTCGACGATTACCAGAACGGCAACGTGCGCATGGGCGAAGCCCTGCACGAGCTGCGCTCGGTGGTCGGTCCGATCCCGGACAAACTCGCCCAGCTCGAACAGCGCGATCCTTCCAGCCTGTCGTTCGCCCAGGCGGCGAAACTGGTGGGAATGGGCGCGAGCGTCGATGAGCTGACTCAGTCCTGCGGGTTGACCCAGGCTGAGGCGGAGTTGATGCGCAAGCTGCACAAGAACTGATTTTTGCTTTGAGGCTGATGGCCTATTCGCGAGCAAGCCCGCTCCCACATTTGACTGCATTCCTTCAA
This window encodes:
- the motD gene encoding flagellar motor protein MotD, encoding MARRRQHEEHVNHERWLVSYADFITLLFAFFVVMYSISSINEGKYKIISEALIGVFTDSDRALKPIPIGEERPKTVTPAKPLVKDAEQVDAGIAGASDPLKSIADDISAAFGDLISSNQMTVRGNELWVEIELNSSLLFGSGDAMPSDIAFNIIDKVAAILKPFDNPIHVEGFTDDQPIRTAQYPTNWELSSARSASIVRMLAMQGVNPGRMASVGYGEFQPVANNATAEGRAKNRRVVLVVSRNLDVRRSLTGTGTAHAQPDAALKRAGTQTAPTPVKTPGRESAVNSPSPALIR
- a CDS encoding ParA family protein — protein: MRVWAVANQKGGVGKTTSSIALAGLLAEAGKRVVVVDLDPHGSMTSYFGYDPDSLEHSNYDLFLHKGSVPQGLPGQLLLSTSDERISLLPSSTALATLERQSPGQSGLGLVIAKSLAQLWQDFDYAIIDSPPLLGVLMVNALAASQQLVIPVQTEHLAVKGLERMVNTLAMINRSRKQALPFSIVPTLFDRRTQASMGTLRVLRDKFPDEIWQGYIPVDTRLRDASRAGVTPSQFDGKSRGVLAYRALLKHLLAQQLVPQVA
- a CDS encoding chemotaxis protein CheW, which gives rise to MNRPIKLTSKPQLALQSYLDGLLQEVPDEVEQEIAAPVEVVETAAALDEFQAAVLEEQARDAQKAARPVAPVAAPAAVVAKAPATLIKEPEPVRVVSTLAPLLQTQLLQTPPVPAAPESEPEAPAPAPVEPTLVAPLVEVHLPPSNTPPPVETDGRPAWASEAFECLLFDVAGLTLAVPLVCLGSIYSLAGQELTPLFGQPEWFLGILPSQAGNLKVLDTARWVMPDRYRDDFRQGLQYVISVQGYEWGLAVHQVSRSLRLDPNEIKWRSHRGQRPWLAGTVIEHMCALLDVSALAELIASGGAKHMSGSKPNHKPT
- a CDS encoding chemotaxis protein CheW is translated as MNDKATAAKGSEDPILQWVTFKLDNETYGINVMRVQEVLRYTEIAPVPGAPSYVLGIINLRGNVVTVIDTRQRFGLMSGEISDNTRIVIIEADKQVVGIMVDSVAEVVYLRQSEIETAPNVGNEESAKFIQGVCNKNNELLILVELDKMMSEEEWSELENI
- a CDS encoding DUF2802 domain-containing protein: MILEVAVIVLFLFWAGTLAMFLAYIKAQRVIAAQQAQGDALRDQRIKDLAKRVDDYQNGNVRMGEALHELRSVVGPIPDKLAQLEQRDPSSLSFAQAAKLVGMGASVDELTQSCGLTQAEAELMRKLHKN